TGGGTCTCCTACGAGGCGATGGTGACGATGGCCGGCGGCTCCCTGTCGCGGGTGGACCTCTCGCCGTACGACTTCCGGCTCGAACCCGCCCTCGACGACCTCGCCGACGCCGTCTCCGACGAGACCGACCTGCTGATCGTCAACTCGCCGTCGAACCCCACGGGCGCCGTCTACTCCGACGCCGCCCTCGACGGCGTCGCCGAACTCGCCGTCTCCCACGACGTCACCGTCGTCTCCGACGAGATCTACAAGGAGATCACCTACGGCGTCGAGCCCACGAGTCTGGGCACGTTCGACGGGATGGCAGCCCGCACCGTCACCGTCAACGGCTTCTCGAAGGCCTACTCGATGACCGGCTGGCGGCTGGGCTACTTCGCCGGCCCCGAGGAACTGGTCTCGCAGGCCGGCAAACTCCACAGCCACTCGGTCTCCTCGGCGGTGAACTTCGTCCAGCACGCCGGCATCGAGGCGCTCGAGAACACCGACGAGGCGGTCGAGGAGATGGTCGCCGCGTTCGCGGAGCGCCGCGACCTCGTCGTCGACCTGCTCGACGACCGCGGCGTCGACGTCGCCGTCCCTGACGGGGCGTTCTACATGATGCTCCCCGTCGACGGGGACGATCAAGCGTGGTGCGAGGGCGCCATCGAGGACGCCCACGTCGCGACGGTGCCGGGCAGCGCGTTCGGCACGCCCGGCTACGCGCGCATCTCCTACGCGGCGAGCGAGGAGCGCCTGAAAGACGGCATCGAGCGACTGGCCGCGGAAGGCTACCTCTGAGGTCCGTCCCCTTTCGCAGAAACCGCCGTCAGCCCCGCCGCTCTACGATCTCGTCGACGATCAGCCGCGTCGACAGCAACTCGCCGTCGTAGCGCGGTTCGCGGCCGCTGGCGCGGCGGACCTCGCAGTCGATCCCGCGGCGGTCGAGTTCCGCCTCGATCGCCGCGTCGTCGTGGTGCTGGTCGTGACCCAGCGCGATGACGTCGGGGTCGCGCTCCTCGATCGGAACGAAGATGTCCTCCTCGTGGCCGAGGATCGCCTCGTCGACGACTTCGAGCGCGTCCACGACGTCCCGGCGCTGTCGCGCCGGACAGACGGGCGCTTCCTTGTGGTCGACGTTCGAGCGCCGGGCAACGATGACGACGAGTTCGTCGCCCATCGCCTTCGCCTCCTCCAGGTAGTGGACGTGACCGGGGTGGAGGATGTCGAAGGTCCCCTGCGCGATCACCGTGCGGGTCACGCGACCCCCTCCGGACGTCCGAGAACGGTTGGCCCTTTCATCCGCGTAACTCCTCGTCGATGTCAGCCTGCGTGAAGTCGAAGAACTCCTCCGTGTCGGGCAGGTCGACGTCGAGGACGGTCAGGTTCGTCGGCCGTCCCTGCGAGTCGAACGCCTTCCAGTCGCCTCGCCGGTAGGGCGCGCCGACGATGACGTGGACGCTCCCGCGGCCGAACGTCCCGAGATCCGCGTCGCTCGGCCGGAGCACGCCGTTCGGGTGCGAGTGGATGCTCCCGAGCGCGTTCACGTCGTTCGGAATCGCGCTCGACCTGACCGTCGCGCTCACGCTGTTGGTCTCGGTCCCGGGGACGACGAGCACGTCCGTGATCACCAGTCCGTCCCGGTCGAGCCCCAAGTCCCGCGCGTCGGTCCCCCGGAGGAAGCCCATGTACTCGTCCGGGTGGCTCGCCTCGGCGGACTCAAGCGCGAACTCGAGCGTCTCCTCGGCGATGCCGAGGATCTCGCTCGAGCGAAACAGCGCGTCGAGCAGCCCCATATCACCGTCTCCGGGCTTGTGGTTGCTAAACGTTCCGGAAGGCGCGTCGGATATCGATTCCGCCGCCGCCGGGCGGTTTCTTGCCACAGGACCACTCTATATGACCCCTGCCGTCGTAGCTTCTTCCGGGGGACCACTCCTCCAGTTACTACCATGGCAACTTTCAGACAATTCGTCTCGCCGCCAACGTACGTACAGGGACGCGGCGTCCTCGACGAACTCGGAGACCACGTCGCACCGTTGGGGGACACGGCACTGTTGCTCGCCGACGAGGTCGTCCTCGGGATCATCGAGGACCGCGCGGTCGAGAGCCTCGAAGCGGCCGGCGTCGACGTCGCCGTCGAGGAGTTCCGCGGCGAGGCTTCGGCCGTCGAGATCGACCGCATCGCCGACGTCGCCCGCGACGAGGGGGCGGACGTCGTGATCGGCGCCGGCGGCGGGAAGGCCCTCGACACCGGGAAGGCCGTCCGCGAGGCCGTCGGCGGCGCGGCGGTCTCGCTGCCGACGGTCGCCTCGACCGACGCGCCCACCAGCGCGCTCTCGGTCGTCTACACGGAGGCCGGGGAGTTCGAGGAGTACCGCTTCTACGACGACCACCCCGACCTCGTGCTCGTCGACACGGCGGTCGTCGCGGCCGGTCCCACGCGGCTGTTCCGGTCGGGCGTCGCCGACGCGCTCGCGACGTGGTTCGAGGCCGACGCCGTCGCCACCTCCGGGTCGGAAAACGTCGTCGGCGGGGGGCCGACCGACGCCGCCCTCGCGCTCGCGAACCTCGCCTACGAGACGCTCCGGGCGCGGGCGGTCTCGGCCGTCACGGCGGTCGAGGCGGGCGCGGTCACCGAGAACGTCGAGTCGGTCGTCGAGGCGAACACGCTGCTGAGCGGCCTGGGCTTCGAGAGCGGCGGCCTCGCGGCGGCCCACTCGATCCACAACGGGCTGACCCAGTTAGAGGAGACCCACGACGCCACCCACGGCGAGAAGGTCAACGTCGGGACGATCAGCCAGCTCGTCCTCGAAGGGCGCGAAGACGCGTTCGTCGAGGACGTCGTCGAGTTCTCGATCGAGGTCGGCCTCCCGGTGACTCTCGAGGAGATCGGGCTCGCGGACCCGACCGACGACCAGCTACGGACGGTCGCCGAGGCCGCCTGCGCGGAGGCTGAAACCATCCACAACGAGCCGTTCGCGGTCTCGCCGTCGATGGTCGCGGACGCGATCGAGACGGCCGACGCGATCGGTCGCCGCGTCCGTGAGCGCCAGCACTGAGCGGGACGAGGCCGTCACCCCGCCCTCGCGGCAGTTCTTGGCAAGGGTTATACGCGCCCACCTCAAACGTCGGCCCAACGATGACAGATGAGTCCGCCGGAGGATCCGG
The Salinilacihabitans rarus DNA segment above includes these coding regions:
- a CDS encoding FAD synthase, coding for MTRTVIAQGTFDILHPGHVHYLEEAKAMGDELVVIVARRSNVDHKEAPVCPARQRRDVVDALEVVDEAILGHEEDIFVPIEERDPDVIALGHDQHHDDAAIEAELDRRGIDCEVRRASGREPRYDGELLSTRLIVDEIVERRG
- a CDS encoding pyridoxal phosphate-dependent aminotransferase → MTMEFTDRVTSVEPSATLAISALATELEADGADVVDLSVGEPDFPTPGNVVQAAKDAMDAGHTGYTTSKGILELREAIADKLAADGLEHTSDEVVVTPGAKQALYEVVSALIEDGDEVVLLDPAWVSYEAMVTMAGGSLSRVDLSPYDFRLEPALDDLADAVSDETDLLIVNSPSNPTGAVYSDAALDGVAELAVSHDVTVVSDEIYKEITYGVEPTSLGTFDGMAARTVTVNGFSKAYSMTGWRLGYFAGPEELVSQAGKLHSHSVSSAVNFVQHAGIEALENTDEAVEEMVAAFAERRDLVVDLLDDRGVDVAVPDGAFYMMLPVDGDDQAWCEGAIEDAHVATVPGSAFGTPGYARISYAASEERLKDGIERLAAEGYL
- a CDS encoding glycerol dehydrogenase produces the protein MATFRQFVSPPTYVQGRGVLDELGDHVAPLGDTALLLADEVVLGIIEDRAVESLEAAGVDVAVEEFRGEASAVEIDRIADVARDEGADVVIGAGGGKALDTGKAVREAVGGAAVSLPTVASTDAPTSALSVVYTEAGEFEEYRFYDDHPDLVLVDTAVVAAGPTRLFRSGVADALATWFEADAVATSGSENVVGGGPTDAALALANLAYETLRARAVSAVTAVEAGAVTENVESVVEANTLLSGLGFESGGLAAAHSIHNGLTQLEETHDATHGEKVNVGTISQLVLEGREDAFVEDVVEFSIEVGLPVTLEEIGLADPTDDQLRTVAEAACAEAETIHNEPFAVSPSMVADAIETADAIGRRVRERQH
- a CDS encoding Mov34/MPN/PAD-1 family protein, producing the protein MGLLDALFRSSEILGIAEETLEFALESAEASHPDEYMGFLRGTDARDLGLDRDGLVITDVLVVPGTETNSVSATVRSSAIPNDVNALGSIHSHPNGVLRPSDADLGTFGRGSVHVIVGAPYRRGDWKAFDSQGRPTNLTVLDVDLPDTEEFFDFTQADIDEELRG